GAAGCCGCCGAAAATGCCGGAAAAGACGACGAACAGAGCCCCGATTGCGAGAAGAATCCCGAACGATGGATCGGAAACTGCAATCGGCATCTCGGCGGATTGTGACGCTGGATTCGTGAAAATAGACATAATCACACCGAAGACGCCGAAGACGGAACCGGCGACGGTTGCGAGAATCACATAGCCGAACGTGCTCAGGAGGTGGGCACGAACGCATCGGTAGCTGTGTTTCAATCCGGCGATGGCTCCGATGTCCTCGATGACGATGGCCTGCACGTAGAACTGAAGGAAGAAGAACGTGAGGAAGAACGCGCCGAAAACGAGTATGGCGAGGAGGGAGAAGACGCCAAGCACCGCGAGACTCGGTTCTCCATTGGTGACGAATATCGTACCGATGCCGACGAAAGCTCCGACGACGAACATGATACTAATCACGAATCCAACTGCTATGAGGAGCAGATAGACGCTGAACACTGGGACGTAGTGGGATTTGCCTTCGGAGATGAACGTCCCAAAGCGTGTTTTTCCTTCGATTCCCTCGTTTGCCATGCCGATAAGTCCGGCTTGAATGAAGGGCGTGACGAATATCATCAGGAGGCTAAGAGCGAGCGACAGTAAGCCTGCAATGAGGGGATTGATAGCTTGCGCGAGTAGTTGCGGGAGTTGAATCAGCCCGAAGAGGGCTGTAACGAGGATGATAACAGGGTTCCGGAGGACTGCCCCAGCGGCAGTTCGGAGGGCACTAATGACTGCCATACATCATTCATCCCAATCCAAACTGATTAAATTTCTTACATTTTGGAGACTCACCCGGTAATCAGACGGATTTTAATGATAGCTTTCGCAGTCTACAGCGCTTCTTTGTACGCTTCCAACGTTTCCTCGATGTCTTCCTCGGTGTGGGCGTAGCTGATAAACTGGGACTCGAACTGGTTCGCCGTGAGGAAGATGCCCTGTTCGAGCATGGCTGGCCAGAAGAGACGTTCCCACCGCTCAGTCTCGGCGCGGTCAACGTCGGTTTTATCTTTCGGACAGTAGTCGAATCGCGGACAGTCCGGATTCTGCTGGCATCCTGCCTCGCACTGCCCTTCCAAATCCCGCGGCCCGTCGCGCGTGAAGATGACCTTGAACATGCTGTCCTGTCCGACCACGGTGTACTCCGGCGCGCGGTCTGCGAGGATGTCAGTCAGACCCGACCGAAGTTCGTCGCCGAGGCTGTTGACGTGGTCGTACACGTCGTTTTTCGCGGCGAATCGAAGCATCTCCAATCCGGCGGTCAGCGAGAGCGGGTGGCCGGAGTAGGTACCCGCCTGAAACACGTTTCCGGTCGGCGCAAACTGTTCGATGATGTCCGCTCTGCCGCCGATTGCTCCAACCGGGAAGCCGCCGCCGATGATTTTTGCGAAGGTAGTTAGGTCGGGCGTGACGCCGAATTTGCCCTGTGCGCACTGCAAGCCGCCAATTCGGAACCCGGTCATCACCTCGTCGAAGACGAGCAGAGACCCGTGTTCGTCGGTCAGTTCCCGCAGGGATTCCAGATAGCCATCGACGGGCGGAACGCTGGCGTAGTTGCCGAGAATCGGTTCGGTCATCACACAGGCGATTTCGTCGCCACGCTCTTCGAACAGTTCGCGCGCGGCCTCGGCGTCGTTGAACGGAAGCGTGATGGTTTCCTCCGCGAACGCCGCCGGAATCCCACTGGAACTCGGTTCGGAGGTTCGACCCGACGCGCCCTGCACCAGCGTCGATTCCTGTGCGCCGTGGTAGCCGCCCTGCATAACCACGATTTTGTCGCGTCCGGTGTAGCCGCGGGCGAGGCGCACGGCGGACGCGGTCGCCTCCGTCCCGCTGTTGACGAACCGAATCATCTCGACGCTCGGAACGTGGCGGCTGACGAACTCCGCGAGTTCGACCTCAACTTCCGCTGGCGCGCCGTACATCGGGCCGTCCGCCAGTTGGGACTGAAGCGCGGACTGCACGGACTGCGGTAGGTCGTGACCCAACAGAAGCGGCCCGTAGCCACCCACGTAGTCGAGATATCGGTTTCCGTCGGCATCGATGACGTGCGCGCCGTCGCCACGTTTCACGAAGAACGGATGCGGCCGAACTGCCCGGATTGGGGAGTTGACGCCGCCCGGCGTCACGGATAGCGCGCGGTCGTACAGGTTTCGAGAGCGCTCGCGGTTCATGGTTGGCGGGTTCGGACTGGTGGGTAAAGTTACTGTCGAGAATACATCGTGGAGACGAAGTGTGCTGTTGAACTATCGTCGTCAGTCGAGGAGTCACGACAGAATTTGTGTCTCGTAACGCGACGGCTAATTCACAGATTACAGAAATACGAAAATTGACTTCTTTCTGCGAAACGAATTTACATCAACAGTTTGAACAAATCCATAATGACGGTTTCCGCCCGTGATGCCCTCGACTACGCGACTGATGACGAGATGTTGAAACTCTACGGCGTACTCATTGTGTCGTGGGTTCTGGCTTTTCTGTCCCAATTCGTGTTGCAGACCTCCTTCCAGCCACTCGTCTCATTCGGTGCAGTCGTCCTCCTTCTCGGAAGTGGCATGGCGTTTTTGAGTAGCGTCGTTGCGATTGCTCACAAAGTACTGGCCGAAAGCTACGCGAGTGAATAGACTGGAAAACAACCCTTCAAACCGAATCGGCTTACTGCTGGAAGTGGTCTTGCAGGATTTCCAGCGTCTTCTCGCGGTCGTCCCAGTCCACGAACAACGCAACGCTGGTCGCGCTGGTAATCATGTCGTGGATGTTGATGTGGGCATCTGCGACCGGTTGAACGAGTTCGTGGATGATGCCCGGTTGGTTCGGGAGTTCGCCACCAGTAATCCGAATCACGGCGATTGGGTCATCGACGGAAACGCTGGATAACGAATCCTCGCCGATAACTTCCTGATGAAGGATATTTTCGGCGCGTTCTGCGAACTCGGTATCGACGTAGAACGTGATACTGTCCATCCCGCTTGCCACGGCGTCGATGTTGATTTCGCTGTCGCCGAGCGCGGTGGAGAGGTCGGAAAGGATGCCGGGACGGTTTCGAATCGCACGCCCGGCCAGCGTCATGCAGGCAAGCGGCGATTCGCGCATGTCAATTAAGTTTTCGAACTTGCCGGTGACGCTCGTTCCACCAGCGAGCAGGTCGCCGTGCTGGTAGTGAACGACGCGAACGTGAAGGTCGTCGTCCTTGTACGAAAGGGCCGACGGAGCGACGACTTCCGCCCCGCGGAAGGACAGGTTTCTGAGTTCGTCCACCGTAATTTCGCCGACGTTTCGGGCACCTTCCACGACGCTCGGGTCGCCGGTCATGACGCCCTCCACGTCGGTCACGATGACGACTTCGTCGGCGTCCATGTAGGTTCCGAGCATTACGGCGGTCGTGTCGCTTCCGCCGCGTCCAAGGGTGGTGACGCCGCCCTCCTCGTTTTCGGCGAGGAAGCCCGTGATAACCGGAACCGTTCCGTCCAACTCGCTGGCGAGTTCGGCGGCGCGCTCTCTGGTTTTCTCGGCGTTCACTTCGCCGCGCGCGTCAGTGACGATGGGCCACTCATCCCGGCCCGGTTCGACAAAGAGTGCATCCACCCCGCGCGCGGAAAGGGCGGCTTTGAGCATTCGAACGCTCGTTCGCTCGCCCATGCTGACGATTTCCGCGCGGTCGGGTTCGTCCGCGTCGAATTTGATTTCGTCCAGCAGTTCGTCGGTGGTGTTACCCATCGCGCTGGCGACGACGGCGATTTCGTGTCCCGCCTCTACTGCGGCGGCGACGGAGTCTGCGGCCCGGTTGATGCGGTCACCGCTTCCGAGGCTCGTGCCTCCGAACTTGGCGACTACGCGCACCGAACCACCATCCGTGGTCGGCGATTCATGCGCAGGCATAGCAACGGCGGCAAGATAACTGCTTTCATGTCCGGAATTTCTGCCAGTCGCTCGCGTCAGTCACAAGCGCGATGAGAAATTCCGGAAAAGAACGAATAGTACGAACAGGGATGGTCAGTACGGCGAAATCATCACGCTCGCAAGGTCAGTATCGTCGTTGGAGTCAGTAACTCTGAGTTCGACCATCATCGCTCCGTCGGTCGGTACAGTCACACGAATCGACCGCCCGGACTCGTCGTATCGACCGTCGCCATTCGTGTTCCATTCGTATCGGAGGTCATGTCCACTCGAACAGCACGCATCGAGGCAGACGGTATCCCCTGGAGAGAAGTTCTCGGTAGCAGGATCTGGCGTCACCTCGATACATGCCTCGGGTGTCTTCTTGTCGTCCGGTTCGTCGTCCGTTGGAAGACAGTCGCCTCGCTCCGGTCGCTCGGAAGAGGGTTCAAGGACGAAGAAGTTGGCGTAGTAGGCGTATTTGTAGTCGAGCGTCGCGCCACCGGGATACGTCGCGGTGTACAATTTTCCGTCCGACACGACGGGCGTTCCGGCGGCGGGTGTGTCGGTCGGCGACGTTTCGAGGTCGTCGCTATCGAGCAAGTACGTCCACGTTCTATCGCCAGTTTCGGCGTCGATGGCGTGGACGACTGCTCGGCCATCCGATGGATTCCGTTCCGGAACGTACTGCCCGCCGACGTATACGGTTCCGCCCGCCGCAACCGGGCTGCTGAGATGGCGTCCGTGAACCCACGTCGTCCAAACAGTCGCTCCAGTCTTTGCATCGAGTGCCCTCACCAGCGATTCGTCGTCCTCGGATTGAACGAGGAAGACGTGGTCGTCAGTGACGGCTGGCCGACCGTCCCAACCGTTAGCGCCATCCGATTCGTACATCCATTCGGACGTGCCGGAATCCGCCAGTCGGGCTTCGATAGTAACGCGGTCGTCGTCTCCGACTATGGACTCTGTACGGGTGTAGTACACCAAGTCATCGTTGATCGCCGGAGTACCGAGTATTTCGTCTGCTGGGGTGACACGCCATTGCGTTGCTCCATCGTCCGCATCCAACGCGACCCCGTCGCTGGTAAAGACGGTTCCATCCACGTGAGCCAGCGCATCACCGACATCGTCTGCAGTATTGTTTATGCCGGGAGCTTTCCAGATAGTATCGCCACTCTCGGAGTCGAGTGCATACGTTGCATTGCGATTCGAGGTGAATATCCTGTCGTCGATGACCGCTGGAGGTGACCAGACGGAATGATCCGTTCGTGTCCATCTCTCCTCCCCGGTAGTGGCGTCAAGGGCGTAGAAACCGCTGTCATCGGGGGACGAGGCTTCGGGCGAGCCGGTGGCGAAGTAGATAGTGTCGTCGGTCACCGCGGGAGTCTTCAGGTTCGGGAAATCGTTTCGAATCCATCGTCGAGTACCCGTTTCAGGGTCGTGTGCGCTGACGTATCCGTCAACCTCTCCGGGGGTGTTGTTTGTCACTACCGAGAGAAACACAGTTTCGTCGCTGACGATTGGCTCGACGTGGAACATGCCCCC
The window above is part of the Haladaptatus cibarius D43 genome. Proteins encoded here:
- a CDS encoding DUF7847 domain-containing protein, with the translated sequence MAVISALRTAAGAVLRNPVIILVTALFGLIQLPQLLAQAINPLIAGLLSLALSLLMIFVTPFIQAGLIGMANEGIEGKTRFGTFISEGKSHYVPVFSVYLLLIAVGFVISIMFVVGAFVGIGTIFVTNGEPSLAVLGVFSLLAILVFGAFFLTFFFLQFYVQAIVIEDIGAIAGLKHSYRCVRAHLLSTFGYVILATVAGSVFGVFGVIMSIFTNPASQSAEMPIAVSDPSFGILLAIGALFVVFSGIFGGFMATYSVAFYREIRVPVSA
- the hemL gene encoding glutamate-1-semialdehyde 2,1-aminomutase encodes the protein MNRERSRNLYDRALSVTPGGVNSPIRAVRPHPFFVKRGDGAHVIDADGNRYLDYVGGYGPLLLGHDLPQSVQSALQSQLADGPMYGAPAEVEVELAEFVSRHVPSVEMIRFVNSGTEATASAVRLARGYTGRDKIVVMQGGYHGAQESTLVQGASGRTSEPSSSGIPAAFAEETITLPFNDAEAARELFEERGDEIACVMTEPILGNYASVPPVDGYLESLRELTDEHGSLLVFDEVMTGFRIGGLQCAQGKFGVTPDLTTFAKIIGGGFPVGAIGGRADIIEQFAPTGNVFQAGTYSGHPLSLTAGLEMLRFAAKNDVYDHVNSLGDELRSGLTDILADRAPEYTVVGQDSMFKVIFTRDGPRDLEGQCEAGCQQNPDCPRFDYCPKDKTDVDRAETERWERLFWPAMLEQGIFLTANQFESQFISYAHTEEDIEETLEAYKEAL
- a CDS encoding aspartate kinase; the encoded protein is MRVVAKFGGTSLGSGDRINRAADSVAAAVEAGHEIAVVASAMGNTTDELLDEIKFDADEPDRAEIVSMGERTSVRMLKAALSARGVDALFVEPGRDEWPIVTDARGEVNAEKTRERAAELASELDGTVPVITGFLAENEEGGVTTLGRGGSDTTAVMLGTYMDADEVVIVTDVEGVMTGDPSVVEGARNVGEITVDELRNLSFRGAEVVAPSALSYKDDDLHVRVVHYQHGDLLAGGTSVTGKFENLIDMRESPLACMTLAGRAIRNRPGILSDLSTALGDSEINIDAVASGMDSITFYVDTEFAERAENILHQEVIGEDSLSSVSVDDPIAVIRITGGELPNQPGIIHELVQPVADAHINIHDMITSATSVALFVDWDDREKTLEILQDHFQQ
- a CDS encoding outer membrane protein assembly factor BamB family protein — encoded protein: MSEKSHTWDVGNNRRTFLKTVGVTMSIVGYGNTSAIQNENDGLSEDDSNDETRGMLWTGPRSGPQRTGAIDERGPTPYPETDWTMDLDGGMFHVEPIVSDETVFLSVVTNNTPGEVDGYVSAHDPETGTRRWIRNDFPNLKTPAVTDDTIYFATGSPEASSPDDSGFYALDATTGEERWTRTDHSVWSPPAVIDDRIFTSNRNATYALDSESGDTIWKAPGINNTADDVGDALAHVDGTVFTSDGVALDADDGATQWRVTPADEILGTPAINDDLVYYTRTESIVGDDDRVTIEARLADSGTSEWMYESDGANGWDGRPAVTDDHVFLVQSEDDESLVRALDAKTGATVWTTWVHGRHLSSPVAAGGTVYVGGQYVPERNPSDGRAVVHAIDAETGDRTWTYLLDSDDLETSPTDTPAAGTPVVSDGKLYTATYPGGATLDYKYAYYANFFVLEPSSERPERGDCLPTDDEPDDKKTPEACIEVTPDPATENFSPGDTVCLDACCSSGHDLRYEWNTNGDGRYDESGRSIRVTVPTDGAMMVELRVTDSNDDTDLASVMISPY